The Pseudosulfitobacter pseudonitzschiae genome includes a region encoding these proteins:
- a CDS encoding carnitine 3-dehydrogenase, whose translation MGKQVAAVIGGGVIGGGWAARFLLNGWDVQVFDPDPQAERKVGEVMANARRSLPGMVDVALPAEGKLTFHDTIADAVSGAVWIQESVPEQLATKHTTLAEIQKACLPDAVIGSSTSGFKPSELQLGATRPEQIIVAHPFNPVYLLPLIEVVPTDANTPAFLDAAEELLTGMGFYPLRVRKEIDAHIADRFLEAVWREALWLVKDGVATTEEIDNAIRYGFGIRWAQMGLFETYRVAGGEAGMKHFMAQFGPALKWPWTKLMDVPEFTDELVDLIAGQSDAQSGAYSIRELERIRDTNLVAMMRALKAQDWGAGALMNAQEAKLRTASPMGIRVDDMADVSAPLLTVHRAVPLDWTDYNGHMTEAKYLQAFGDATDRFMNMIGCDAEYIAAGGSYFTAETHIRHVDEVLAGAVIEVRTQVLAGAGKKMHLFHKMYEGDRLLATGEHFLLHVSLETRRPSEPAPHVAAALERVAAAHAVLGSPEGMGRAVGQRP comes from the coding sequence ATGGGCAAACAAGTGGCAGCCGTCATTGGCGGCGGTGTGATCGGAGGCGGCTGGGCCGCGCGGTTCTTGCTGAACGGATGGGACGTGCAGGTTTTCGACCCCGACCCGCAGGCCGAGCGCAAGGTGGGCGAAGTGATGGCAAACGCGCGCCGATCCCTACCAGGTATGGTGGATGTGGCGCTGCCCGCCGAAGGCAAGCTGACGTTTCATGACACCATCGCTGATGCTGTGTCCGGTGCTGTCTGGATTCAGGAAAGCGTGCCCGAGCAACTGGCGACAAAACACACCACGCTGGCGGAAATCCAGAAAGCGTGCCTGCCCGATGCGGTGATCGGTTCGTCGACGTCGGGCTTTAAGCCGTCGGAACTGCAACTGGGTGCTACGCGCCCCGAACAGATCATCGTCGCGCATCCGTTCAACCCTGTGTATTTGCTGCCTCTGATTGAAGTGGTGCCAACGGACGCCAACACACCCGCCTTTCTGGACGCCGCAGAAGAATTGCTGACGGGAATGGGGTTCTATCCCCTGCGGGTGCGCAAAGAAATCGACGCCCATATCGCCGACCGTTTTCTGGAGGCAGTCTGGCGCGAGGCGCTTTGGCTGGTCAAGGACGGCGTGGCGACGACCGAAGAGATTGACAATGCGATCCGCTATGGCTTTGGCATCCGCTGGGCGCAGATGGGTCTGTTCGAAACCTATCGCGTCGCGGGCGGCGAGGCGGGCATGAAGCATTTTATGGCGCAGTTCGGCCCCGCCTTGAAATGGCCGTGGACCAAGCTGATGGATGTGCCCGAGTTCACCGACGAACTAGTGGACCTGATCGCGGGCCAGTCGGACGCGCAATCGGGTGCCTATTCGATCCGCGAACTGGAGCGTATCCGTGATACCAACCTTGTGGCGATGATGCGCGCGCTCAAGGCACAGGATTGGGGCGCCGGGGCGTTGATGAACGCACAAGAGGCCAAGTTGCGGACGGCTTCGCCTATGGGCATTCGGGTGGATGACATGGCGGATGTGTCGGCACCGCTGCTGACCGTACATCGCGCCGTGCCGCTGGATTGGACCGACTATAATGGTCACATGACCGAAGCCAAATATCTGCAAGCCTTTGGTGACGCTACCGACAGGTTTATGAATATGATCGGATGCGATGCCGAATACATCGCTGCGGGGGGCAGTTATTTCACCGCCGAGACGCATATTCGTCATGTGGACGAGGTGCTGGCTGGTGCTGTGATCGAGGTGCGCACGCAGGTTTTGGCGGGCGCAGGCAAGAAGATGCACCTGTTTCACAAGATGTACGAAGGCGACCGCCTGCTGGCCACGGGCGAGCATTTCTTGCTGCACGTCAGCCTTGAAACGCGTCGCCCTTCCGAGCCTGCTCCGCATGTCGCGGCAGCGCTTGAACGGGTTGCTGCGGCCCATGCCGTATTGGGATCGCCAGAAGGGATGGGCCGCGCCGTGGGGCAACGCCCCTGA
- a CDS encoding lipocalin family protein: MAVALALLAGCAQVPPSPGYRDQSVIIASTTRFEVKRFAGEWAVRAAFPQDAALRAVTARQDGAAFTLAWHRCDAAGQCGTVPEVWSAKVTGQGRYMLSDPSGDTNRMLWVLWVDDGFRTAVVGTPDGTLGWILDRNATGGADRIAAAREVLDFNGYDLTRLATRP; this comes from the coding sequence ATGGCGGTGGCGCTGGCCCTGTTGGCGGGATGCGCGCAGGTGCCGCCCTCACCCGGCTATCGCGATCAATCGGTGATCATCGCGTCGACCACGCGGTTCGAGGTCAAACGCTTTGCGGGCGAATGGGCAGTGCGCGCCGCCTTTCCTCAGGACGCTGCCCTGCGCGCTGTGACCGCACGGCAGGATGGTGCGGCGTTCACGCTGGCATGGCACCGTTGCGATGCGGCAGGGCAGTGCGGCACGGTGCCAGAGGTTTGGTCCGCAAAGGTCACCGGACAGGGCCGCTATATGCTGAGCGACCCGAGCGGTGACACCAACCGCATGCTTTGGGTGCTGTGGGTCGATGACGGGTTTCGCACCGCTGTGGTCGGCACGCCGGATGGCACTTTGGGCTGGATTTTGGATCGCAACGCAACGGGTGGTGCAGACCGCATCGCAGCAGCTCGCGAAGTGCTGGATTTTAACGGATATGACCTGACGCGGCTGGCGACACGACCCTAA
- a CDS encoding 3-keto-5-aminohexanoate cleavage protein, with product MPLAMNKDVFITCAVTGSGASQDRSHHVPRSPKQIADSAIAAAKAGAAVVHCHVRDPETGVPSRDLGMFREVTDRIRDSDTDVVLNLTAGMGGDIVFGDVENPMQLNKAATDMAGATERVAHVTECLPEICTLDCGTMNFAEADYVMTNTPGMLVAMGRMMTELGVKPEIEAFDTGHLWYAKQLVKDGVLDSPALVQLCMGVPWGAPDDLNTFMAMVNNVPDDWTFSAFGLGRNQMAYVAASVLAGGHVRVGLEDNLWLEKGVLAENWQLVERAGTIVENMGARVMEPAQVREKLGLVKRAPKG from the coding sequence ATGCCATTGGCCATGAACAAAGACGTATTTATCACCTGTGCCGTCACCGGATCCGGCGCCTCGCAAGACCGCAGCCATCATGTCCCGCGCAGCCCCAAGCAGATCGCGGACAGCGCGATCGCGGCGGCCAAGGCCGGCGCCGCCGTGGTGCATTGCCATGTGCGTGATCCCGAAACCGGCGTGCCCAGTCGCGATCTGGGCATGTTCCGCGAAGTTACTGACCGCATTCGCGACAGCGACACCGATGTGGTTTTGAACCTGACCGCGGGTATGGGGGGCGACATCGTCTTTGGTGATGTGGAAAACCCGATGCAGCTGAACAAGGCCGCCACCGACATGGCGGGTGCAACCGAGCGGGTGGCCCATGTGACCGAATGCCTGCCCGAGATTTGCACGCTGGATTGCGGAACGATGAACTTTGCCGAAGCCGATTACGTCATGACCAACACGCCGGGCATGTTGGTGGCGATGGGACGGATGATGACCGAACTGGGCGTCAAACCCGAGATCGAAGCCTTTGACACTGGACATCTGTGGTACGCCAAGCAACTGGTGAAAGACGGCGTTCTGGACAGCCCCGCACTGGTGCAGTTGTGTATGGGCGTGCCGTGGGGTGCGCCCGATGATCTGAACACCTTTATGGCGATGGTTAACAATGTGCCTGACGACTGGACGTTCTCGGCCTTTGGTCTGGGGCGTAACCAGATGGCCTATGTTGCGGCGTCGGTGCTGGCGGGGGGCCATGTGCGCGTGGGGCTGGAGGACAACCTGTGGCTGGAAAAAGGTGTGCTGGCCGAAAACTGGCAGCTGGTCGAACGTGCGGGCACCATTGTCGAGAATATGGGCGCACGGGTGATGGAACCGGCGCAGGTGCGTGAAAAGCTGGGGCTGGTCAAACGTGCGCCAAAGGGGTGA
- a CDS encoding GlxA family transcriptional regulator, translating into MKSENITDVVVLVLDASNTLSFAAAVDPLRASNRHAGRQLFRWHLATPADAPVTLTSGLVIPANPLARISQCDWIVTVSGFDPDRQSTPALLSSLRRLAARADHVAGVDGGPWVLARTGLLDGHTATAHWEDFEAFAARFPDTHTVNARYQVSGKFYTAGGAAPTLDMMLALIAETCSPTLARKVAGSFITDTTAAPSQPQIRQPQRSRHSHITARAHALMETTLDAPLPIATIAQRLGLSPRALQMQFKASVGLTPQAHYMALRMAEAERLVTQTHRPLHDIALSTGFSSQSGFARAYTAAHGTSARQHRKSA; encoded by the coding sequence ATGAAATCCGAAAATATCACAGATGTGGTCGTGCTGGTTCTTGATGCCTCCAACACGCTCAGCTTCGCCGCCGCTGTCGATCCATTACGCGCGTCAAACCGCCATGCGGGGCGGCAACTGTTCCGCTGGCATCTTGCAACTCCTGCTGACGCACCGGTGACGCTGACTTCGGGCCTTGTTATTCCTGCCAATCCACTGGCGCGGATCAGCCAGTGCGATTGGATCGTCACGGTCTCGGGCTTTGATCCCGACCGCCAAAGCACACCTGCCCTGCTGTCCAGCCTGCGCAGGCTGGCCGCGCGTGCGGATCATGTGGCAGGGGTCGACGGCGGCCCTTGGGTGCTGGCCCGCACGGGGCTGCTGGACGGGCACACCGCGACCGCACACTGGGAGGACTTCGAGGCCTTCGCCGCCCGATTTCCCGACACGCACACCGTCAACGCCCGCTATCAGGTCAGCGGTAAATTCTACACTGCAGGCGGCGCCGCGCCCACGTTGGACATGATGCTGGCACTGATCGCCGAAACCTGTAGCCCCACATTGGCACGCAAGGTCGCGGGCAGCTTTATCACCGACACCACCGCCGCCCCGTCACAGCCGCAAATCCGCCAACCCCAGCGATCGCGGCACAGCCATATCACGGCGCGTGCCCATGCATTGATGGAAACCACATTGGACGCGCCCTTGCCCATCGCCACCATCGCACAACGTCTGGGCCTCAGCCCGCGCGCGTTGCAAATGCAATTCAAAGCATCCGTGGGACTAACACCGCAAGCGCATTACATGGCCCTGCGCATGGCCGAAGCAGAGCGTCTGGTCACCCAAACCCACCGGCCGCTGCACGACATCGCACTGAGCACCGGCTTTTCCAGCCAGTCCGGTTTCGCACGTGCCTATACCGCGGCCCACGGCACCAGCGCACGCCAGCACCGCAAATCCGCGTAA
- a CDS encoding aldo/keto reductase, translating to MKMKPLGRTGIMVSELCLGSMTWGTQNTAEEGFEQIERALDAGINFIDTAEMYPVNPVSAETIGRTERIIGLWHEDQGRREDYILATKHSGEGMMHRREGVPISSKTIPEAIDDSLRRLQTDYIDLYQFHWPNRGSYMFRKNWTFDPSDQDRASTIQDMEDCLGALQREVDRGRIRAFGLSNESAWGTTQWLEAAARTGGPRVATVQNEYSLLCRLYDTDMAEMSVNEDVGLLAFSPLAAGLLTGKYQGGNIPAGSRMDLNGDLGGRKTDRVFGAVGAYLDIAQRHGLDPVHMALGWCCTRPFMGSVILGATSADQLELALGAVDVTLSDEVLAEIDKAHRAHPMPY from the coding sequence ATGAAGATGAAACCGCTTGGCCGCACCGGAATTATGGTGTCAGAACTTTGCCTGGGGTCAATGACCTGGGGCACGCAGAACACTGCTGAAGAAGGGTTCGAACAGATCGAAAGGGCGCTGGATGCAGGCATCAATTTCATCGACACTGCCGAGATGTATCCCGTAAACCCCGTCAGCGCTGAAACCATTGGCCGGACCGAGCGGATCATCGGATTGTGGCACGAAGACCAGGGGCGCCGGGAAGATTACATTCTGGCCACCAAACATTCGGGCGAGGGGATGATGCACCGGCGTGAGGGTGTGCCGATCTCGTCCAAGACGATCCCCGAGGCCATCGACGATTCGCTGCGGCGTTTGCAAACGGATTACATCGACCTTTATCAATTTCACTGGCCGAATCGCGGCAGCTATATGTTTCGCAAGAACTGGACATTCGACCCGTCAGATCAAGACCGCGCGTCGACCATACAGGACATGGAAGACTGTCTGGGCGCGCTGCAACGTGAGGTGGATCGTGGCCGCATCCGGGCCTTTGGTCTGAGCAATGAAAGCGCTTGGGGCACGACCCAATGGCTTGAGGCGGCGGCACGAACGGGCGGGCCACGGGTGGCTACTGTGCAAAACGAATATTCGCTGCTGTGCCGTCTCTATGACACCGACATGGCCGAGATGAGTGTGAACGAAGACGTGGGGCTGTTGGCGTTTTCGCCGCTGGCAGCGGGGTTGTTGACCGGCAAATATCAGGGCGGCAACATACCAGCGGGGTCGCGCATGGATTTGAACGGCGATCTGGGCGGGCGCAAGACCGACCGGGTGTTCGGGGCGGTCGGTGCCTATCTGGACATTGCGCAGCGACACGGGCTGGATCCGGTTCACATGGCTCTGGGGTGGTGTTGCACGCGACCTTTCATGGGGTCGGTGATTTTGGGGGCGACGTCTGCGGACCAGTTGGAGTTGGCTTTGGGTGCGGTGGATGTGACCCTGTCCGACGAAGTGCTGGCCGAAATCGACAAAGCGCATCGCGCCCATCCGATGCCGTATTGA
- a CDS encoding MFS transporter — translation MRLLISLAALLLSVLLLQLSSGGVGPLDALSGLALNFSRQEIGMLGSAHFFGFFIGCWWAPRLMGSVGHSRAFAAFTATGAIGLLSHMMVVDAYAWAVMRVASGLCVAGCYTVIEAWLQAKVTNETRGRTMGVYRVVDMTGSLAAQMIIGILTPASYVSYNILAIMCCAALLPLTLTTAQQPETPDAPRLRPRLAVNRSPLAAAGVVVAALSSASFRMVGPVYGQDVGLSTGQIAWFLSAFVLGGALAQYPVGWLADKYDRRWVLIWLSAAAMISCAITVSASGLGTTGIMLTAGLFGLTTFPIYSVAAAHAHDFASADERVELSAALMFFYALGAIAAPYAASALISNFGPGALFGMIAVGHGALILFGLTRLRARPTKQKRTRYIYAPRTSFVIGRLIGRSRERD, via the coding sequence ATGCGTCTGCTGATTTCCCTTGCCGCCCTCTTGTTGTCTGTCTTGCTGCTTCAACTCAGTTCGGGCGGTGTCGGGCCGTTGGATGCATTGTCGGGCTTGGCGCTGAACTTTTCACGGCAGGAAATCGGAATGCTGGGCTCGGCCCATTTTTTCGGTTTTTTCATCGGCTGCTGGTGGGCGCCGCGCCTGATGGGATCTGTCGGACATTCGCGCGCCTTTGCCGCCTTTACTGCAACGGGTGCCATCGGCTTGCTGTCACATATGATGGTGGTCGATGCCTATGCCTGGGCGGTAATGCGCGTGGCCTCGGGACTGTGCGTCGCGGGCTGCTATACGGTGATCGAGGCGTGGTTGCAGGCCAAGGTCACCAACGAAACGCGCGGGCGCACGATGGGGGTGTACCGCGTGGTCGACATGACGGGGTCGTTGGCTGCGCAAATGATCATCGGCATCCTGACACCCGCCAGTTATGTCAGTTACAACATACTGGCGATCATGTGCTGCGCGGCGCTGTTACCACTGACCCTGACCACGGCCCAACAGCCCGAAACACCCGACGCCCCGCGTCTGCGCCCCCGACTGGCGGTAAACCGTTCGCCATTGGCGGCGGCAGGCGTGGTGGTGGCGGCGCTGTCTTCCGCCAGTTTTCGAATGGTCGGACCGGTGTACGGCCAAGACGTCGGCCTGAGCACCGGACAAATCGCGTGGTTTCTGTCGGCATTTGTTCTGGGTGGGGCTCTGGCGCAATATCCCGTCGGGTGGCTTGCCGATAAATACGATCGCCGCTGGGTGCTGATCTGGCTGTCGGCGGCGGCGATGATCAGCTGTGCCATCACCGTTTCGGCCAGCGGGCTGGGCACTACCGGCATCATGCTGACCGCAGGACTGTTCGGGCTGACCACCTTTCCGATCTATTCCGTCGCCGCCGCCCACGCCCATGATTTTGCCAGCGCGGACGAACGGGTAGAACTGTCGGCAGCGCTGATGTTCTTTTACGCGCTGGGTGCGATTGCGGCACCCTATGCCGCCTCGGCACTGATCAGCAACTTTGGCCCGGGGGCGCTGTTTGGCATGATCGCCGTGGGCCACGGCGCGTTGATCCTTTTCGGCCTGACACGCCTGCGTGCCCGCCCGACCAAGCAAAAGCGCACCCGTTATATCTACGCACCGCGCACCAGCTTTGTGATCGGCCGCCTGATCGGACGCAGCCGCGAACGCGACTGA
- the metG gene encoding methionine--tRNA ligase, translating into MTRHLITSALPYINGIKHLGNLIGSQLPADLFARYQRGRGNEVLFLCATDEHGTPAELAAAKAGKPVAEYCAELHEVQARIAEGFRLSFDHFGRSSSPQNHTLTQHFAGRLADAGLIEEVEEKQVYSIADKRYLPDRYIEGTCPNCGYDKARGDQCENCTKQLDPTDLIDPRSAISGSTDLEVRETKHLFLRQSKLRDTLDQWIDSKTGWPVLTTSIAKKWLHDGDGLQDRGITRDLDWGIAVKRGEADWPGMEGKVFYVWFDAPIEYIACAGEWAEAHNTDWERWWRTDKGADDVTYTQFMGKDNVPFHTLSFPATVLGSDEPWKMVDHLKSFNYLNYDGGQFSTSQGRGIFMDQALEILPADYWRWWLLANCPETSDSEFTWEQFQQGVNKDLADVLGNFVSRVTKFCRSKFSEEVPAAGSYGPAEQALIADLQARLKRYEDLMDAREVRKSAAELRAIWVAGNEYLQSVAPWTVFKTDPDAAAAQIRLALNLIAFYATLSAPFIPDAAASMRAAMHLDGPAAWPSDVAEALSDLKPGHVFSVPEVLFAKITDEAREGWETRFSGGRAG; encoded by the coding sequence ATGACCCGTCACCTGATCACCTCCGCCCTGCCATATATCAACGGCATCAAACACCTTGGTAACCTCATCGGCTCGCAATTGCCGGCCGACCTGTTCGCCCGCTACCAACGCGGCCGCGGCAACGAGGTTCTGTTTCTATGTGCCACGGACGAGCACGGCACCCCTGCCGAACTGGCCGCCGCCAAGGCAGGCAAGCCCGTGGCCGAATACTGCGCCGAACTGCACGAGGTGCAGGCGCGCATCGCCGAAGGGTTCCGGTTGTCCTTTGACCACTTCGGACGGTCCTCCAGCCCGCAAAACCACACACTAACCCAGCATTTCGCAGGCCGTCTGGCAGATGCAGGGCTGATCGAGGAAGTCGAAGAAAAGCAGGTCTATTCCATCGCCGACAAACGCTATCTGCCTGATCGCTATATCGAAGGCACCTGCCCCAACTGCGGCTATGACAAGGCGCGCGGCGACCAATGCGAAAACTGCACCAAGCAGTTGGACCCCACCGACCTGATTGATCCGCGCTCGGCCATCTCGGGCTCGACCGATCTGGAAGTGCGCGAAACCAAGCACCTGTTCCTGCGCCAGAGCAAGCTGCGCGACACGCTTGACCAGTGGATCGACAGCAAGACGGGCTGGCCGGTGCTGACCACATCCATCGCCAAGAAATGGCTTCACGATGGCGACGGATTGCAAGACCGCGGGATCACCCGAGACCTCGACTGGGGTATTGCGGTAAAACGCGGTGAGGCGGACTGGCCCGGCATGGAGGGCAAGGTGTTCTATGTATGGTTCGACGCCCCCATCGAATACATCGCCTGCGCGGGCGAATGGGCCGAAGCACACAACACCGATTGGGAACGCTGGTGGCGCACCGACAAGGGTGCCGATGATGTGACCTACACCCAGTTTATGGGCAAGGATAACGTGCCTTTCCATACGCTGTCCTTCCCCGCCACGGTGCTCGGCTCGGACGAACCGTGGAAGATGGTGGATCACCTGAAATCGTTTAACTACCTGAACTACGACGGGGGTCAGTTCTCCACCAGTCAGGGTCGCGGGATATTTATGGATCAGGCGCTGGAGATTCTGCCCGCCGACTATTGGCGCTGGTGGCTGCTGGCCAACTGCCCGGAAACCTCTGACAGCGAATTTACATGGGAACAATTCCAGCAAGGCGTGAACAAGGATCTGGCCGATGTACTGGGCAACTTTGTCAGCCGCGTCACCAAGTTCTGCCGTTCGAAATTCTCGGAAGAGGTTCCGGCGGCAGGCAGCTATGGCCCTGCCGAGCAAGCGCTGATCGCCGATCTGCAAGCACGTCTGAAACGCTACGAAGACCTGATGGACGCCCGCGAAGTGCGTAAATCTGCCGCCGAGCTGCGTGCGATCTGGGTGGCAGGTAACGAATACCTGCAATCGGTGGCGCCGTGGACCGTGTTCAAGACCGATCCAGATGCTGCAGCGGCACAGATCCGGCTGGCGCTGAACCTGATCGCCTTTTACGCGACACTGTCCGCGCCCTTCATCCCCGATGCGGCGGCCTCCATGCGGGCGGCGATGCATCTGGACGGGCCTGCGGCATGGCCCTCGGATGTGGCCGAGGCACTGTCCGACTTAAAACCCGGCCATGTATTTTCGGTGCCCGAGGTTCTGTTTGCCAAGATCACGGATGAGGCCCGCGAAGGTTGGGAAACCCGTTTTTCCGGTGGTCGCGCCGGCTGA
- a CDS encoding methyl-accepting chemotaxis protein, translating to MSIQPTLKKLRAAMASVLAKNLLGVALVVILVFAFSVWRDQTASKISLSENLRERSAEVTKLLALQLGGSIKFGNQKAISEIVEDVMTEAFPEGVGGLVLNLTGETLYQSNSDGFDAGAATALAQVSMAQGVTIAAQDGELTAVPSYFGADNMVVGVVVTGWSHAPGLVAMAAAQRQSLIETGVVMLLALLATGVFLWLYISRPLIGIESAMVRVASEDYKTVIPSTGRRDEIGSIAVRLDQFRNDLGRAKGAQREAAFKSAAFEGSSAGMMMVDEKFVVTFVNPTCEALLSGMAKDLCPHWPGVPDGAWVGADLSKMSHLTTFASAVKAEGTQALPKAVSSQIGDRHIVIKANAALDHTGVMIGAVIEWSDSTESHRDAVLLGAIDANQIRLEFDTQGLCITANDNGAKAFGIKAHELIGARFETLFKAHQTDETLPADLAEAVLKGEAARGCFDVTQPVSEGAALHFDGAFAAVKGADGRVERCVFLGTDVTQSRRAVREAENERARISEEQQRVVEALALALKKLSEGDLASDIAEIFPEEYEALRHNFNGATAALQTAIGAVMHNAESIRHETSEITSAADDLSRRTEKQAATLEETAAALDKLTSSVHSAAESADAASKMSADAQHNAEQGGNVAREAVNAMDEIKTSSQEISKITSVIDDIAFQTNLLALNAGVEAARAGEAGRGFAVVATEVRALAQRSSEAAREINALISASGEQVRQGVDLVDRTGTALAAIVTSVSDISERVSAIATSAREQSNGLSEVNAAVNDLDHVTQQNAAMFEETTAASHALTAEADSLAAAVSAFRLGNSARQPTAAVAKPSAPAPHSVAPTTDSAASMSGNTVLKFDRSEPEQDGWEEF from the coding sequence ATGTCGATACAACCTACTTTGAAAAAACTCAGGGCCGCGATGGCAAGTGTGTTGGCCAAGAACCTGTTGGGTGTGGCGCTGGTCGTCATTCTTGTCTTTGCCTTCTCGGTTTGGCGTGACCAGACCGCAAGCAAGATCTCGCTGTCTGAAAATCTGCGAGAGCGCTCTGCCGAGGTCACGAAGCTGTTGGCGCTGCAACTGGGTGGGTCAATCAAATTCGGCAATCAAAAGGCCATTTCCGAAATCGTCGAAGACGTCATGACGGAGGCATTTCCCGAAGGCGTGGGCGGCCTTGTGCTCAACCTGACCGGAGAAACGCTGTACCAGTCAAACTCCGATGGCTTCGATGCGGGCGCAGCTACAGCGCTGGCACAGGTGTCGATGGCGCAGGGTGTCACCATCGCCGCGCAGGATGGGGAACTTACGGCTGTGCCATCGTATTTTGGTGCGGACAACATGGTTGTGGGCGTCGTAGTTACCGGATGGTCGCACGCGCCCGGTCTGGTGGCAATGGCTGCGGCCCAACGTCAAAGTCTGATCGAGACAGGCGTGGTTATGTTGTTGGCGTTGCTAGCCACAGGTGTCTTTTTGTGGCTCTACATTTCGCGTCCCTTGATCGGCATCGAGAGCGCGATGGTCAGGGTGGCGTCGGAAGACTATAAGACCGTCATTCCCTCGACCGGACGACGCGACGAGATTGGCAGCATTGCGGTGCGGCTGGACCAGTTTCGCAATGATCTGGGACGGGCAAAGGGTGCCCAACGTGAGGCCGCCTTTAAAAGTGCCGCCTTCGAGGGATCTTCGGCGGGCATGATGATGGTGGACGAGAAATTCGTCGTAACCTTCGTCAATCCGACCTGCGAGGCGCTGCTGTCAGGCATGGCAAAGGATTTGTGCCCCCACTGGCCCGGCGTGCCCGACGGTGCATGGGTGGGTGCAGACTTGTCCAAGATGTCCCATCTGACGACCTTTGCCTCAGCTGTGAAGGCCGAAGGTACGCAGGCCCTGCCGAAGGCCGTCTCGAGCCAGATCGGTGATCGGCATATTGTCATCAAGGCCAATGCGGCATTGGATCATACGGGTGTCATGATTGGCGCGGTGATTGAATGGTCTGACAGCACGGAATCGCACCGCGACGCGGTGTTGCTGGGGGCAATTGATGCCAACCAGATCCGGCTGGAGTTTGACACGCAGGGGCTTTGTATCACTGCCAACGACAATGGGGCCAAAGCCTTTGGAATAAAGGCGCACGAATTGATCGGTGCGCGTTTCGAGACGCTTTTCAAGGCCCACCAAACCGACGAAACCCTTCCCGCCGATCTGGCCGAGGCCGTGCTTAAAGGAGAGGCCGCGCGGGGTTGTTTCGACGTGACACAGCCTGTTTCAGAAGGTGCTGCGCTGCACTTTGATGGCGCCTTTGCTGCTGTAAAAGGCGCAGATGGGCGGGTTGAGCGCTGCGTCTTTCTGGGTACGGACGTCACGCAAAGCCGTCGGGCAGTGCGCGAGGCGGAAAACGAACGCGCGCGTATTTCAGAGGAGCAGCAACGGGTGGTCGAGGCGCTGGCGCTGGCACTGAAAAAACTGTCGGAAGGGGATCTGGCCTCTGATATTGCCGAAATTTTTCCGGAAGAATACGAGGCTTTGCGCCACAACTTCAACGGTGCCACGGCGGCACTTCAGACCGCCATTGGTGCAGTGATGCACAATGCGGAATCGATCCGGCACGAGACCAGCGAGATTACCAGCGCTGCGGATGATCTGTCGCGCCGGACGGAAAAGCAGGCGGCAACGTTGGAGGAAACAGCGGCGGCATTGGACAAGTTGACCAGTTCCGTGCATTCCGCTGCGGAAAGCGCAGATGCGGCCAGCAAAATGTCCGCCGATGCGCAGCACAATGCCGAACAAGGCGGCAATGTCGCCCGCGAAGCTGTGAACGCGATGGACGAGATCAAGACCTCCAGTCAGGAAATCTCGAAAATCACCAGCGTCATTGACGACATTGCCTTCCAGACAAACCTTCTGGCGCTTAACGCAGGTGTCGAGGCCGCGCGGGCAGGCGAGGCGGGACGCGGTTTTGCCGTGGTGGCCACGGAAGTGCGTGCATTGGCGCAACGATCCTCGGAAGCGGCACGCGAGATCAACGCACTAATCTCGGCCTCGGGCGAGCAGGTGCGCCAAGGTGTCGATCTGGTGGACCGGACAGGCACTGCGCTGGCAGCGATCGTCACTTCGGTGTCCGATATTTCGGAACGGGTGTCCGCGATTGCGACATCGGCGCGCGAACAATCCAATGGGTTGAGCGAGGTCAACGCCGCCGTAAACGATCTGGACCATGTCACCCAGCAGAACGCAGCCATGTTCGAAGAAACCACCGCTGCCAGCCACGCCTTGACGGCCGAGGCCGACAGTCTGGCCGCCGCTGTATCGGCCTTTCGTTTGGGCAACAGCGCGCGGCAGCCTACTGCAGCTGTGGCCAAACCGTCAGCACCAGCACCACATTCCGTAGCGCCAACGACAGATAGTGCAGCCTCGATGTCCGGCAACACCGTCCTCAAGTTCGACAGGAGCGAACCCGAGCAAGACGGATGGGAAGAGTTTTAA